A genome region from Actinomycetota bacterium includes the following:
- a CDS encoding PQQ-binding-like beta-propeller repeat protein, with protein sequence MRRYAIAVAMLTLATAVIGSGTPVAAAITVNWPQFRFNNNHTGVNPHETTITVQNIKFVTRDWAAQLGKLVDFSSPAVVNGVVYIGSDDGRLWAYPADGCGQDLCTTPLWTSTSLAQIIDSPTVRNGLVYVGSQTSDTSAAGKLDVFSAAGCGQPVCSPLWQGLAGNQSILESSPAVGGGLVFVGAFDGKLYAFPAGGCGAPTCKPVWTGATGGTIESTPTVVGGVVYIGSDDGKLYAFNAAGCGAAQCQPLWTGTIGGSVFESSPAVAKGIVYIGSDHFLAAFTAAGCGTATCAPLWEGTYQNEFFGGSPAVFNGNVYIGLEDGLGVFAGDGCGQAICGPAWLGFGSGFQAQVLSSPTVANGIVYAGRNTGEVLAWRAKPCGKFICSSIWSGATEDPLVNSSPTVVNGKVYIGSANSNFPEDIQGRIYVFDSSL encoded by the coding sequence ATGCGTCGTTACGCGATCGCCGTCGCCATGCTCACGCTCGCGACGGCGGTCATCGGATCAGGGACTCCGGTGGCCGCCGCTATCACCGTGAACTGGCCCCAGTTCCGCTTCAACAACAACCACACCGGAGTGAACCCCCACGAGACCACCATCACCGTCCAGAACATCAAGTTCGTGACCCGGGATTGGGCGGCCCAGCTGGGAAAGCTGGTCGACTTCTCGTCCCCCGCCGTGGTGAACGGCGTCGTGTACATCGGCTCGGACGACGGCCGGCTGTGGGCGTATCCGGCGGACGGGTGCGGCCAGGACCTGTGCACCACCCCGCTGTGGACCTCGACCTCCCTCGCCCAGATCATCGACTCGCCCACGGTTCGGAACGGCCTCGTGTACGTGGGCTCCCAGACCTCCGACACGTCGGCCGCCGGGAAGCTCGACGTGTTCTCGGCCGCGGGGTGCGGCCAGCCGGTGTGCAGCCCCCTGTGGCAGGGACTGGCGGGCAACCAGTCCATTCTGGAGTCGTCCCCGGCCGTGGGCGGCGGGCTGGTCTTCGTGGGGGCCTTCGACGGGAAGCTGTACGCCTTCCCTGCGGGCGGATGCGGCGCTCCCACCTGCAAGCCGGTGTGGACGGGCGCCACGGGAGGAACCATCGAGTCCACGCCCACGGTGGTGGGCGGTGTGGTCTACATCGGGTCGGACGACGGGAAGCTCTACGCGTTCAATGCCGCGGGATGCGGCGCGGCCCAGTGCCAGCCCCTGTGGACCGGGACCATCGGGGGGTCCGTGTTCGAGTCCAGCCCCGCCGTGGCCAAGGGGATCGTGTACATCGGCTCGGACCACTTCCTGGCGGCCTTCACCGCGGCCGGGTGCGGCACGGCGACCTGCGCTCCGCTGTGGGAGGGCACCTACCAGAACGAGTTCTTCGGCGGCTCGCCCGCCGTGTTCAACGGCAACGTTTACATCGGCCTGGAGGATGGGCTGGGGGTCTTCGCGGGGGACGGGTGCGGACAGGCCATCTGCGGACCGGCCTGGCTCGGGTTCGGGTCGGGCTTCCAGGCCCAGGTCCTGTCCTCGCCCACCGTGGCCAATGGCATCGTGTACGCGGGCCGGAACACCGGCGAGGTCCTGGCCTGGCGGGCCAAGCCCTGCGGGAAGTTCATCTGCTCCAGCATCTGGAGCGGCGCCACAGAGGACCCCCTGGTCAACTCCTCGCCGACCGTGGTCAACGGCAAGGTCTACATCGGCAGCGCCAACAGCAACTTTCCGGAGGACATCCAGGGCCGGATCTACGTGTTCGATTCGTCTCTGTAG
- a CDS encoding PLP-dependent transferase, with protein MKRASVAIDESSHQRALAVASLEDLGDDFAELAWIAGCMSSRLERALEEVQDAGSHFRASTLQSVVDGIRHFRRRFGMLRDSALTLRDLATTIHPSIAAVHRFTEERGELAEVIRVLVSSAAAAITCADWQSPSFGYSVFAQAGRFAGRITEHHDDYRRDRHADAATFEEAYLREYVDRPAGMDLRALMTSCGMSAFATVLAYLTMDGSTPERVLAGRSLYHESLELVRRSALGDGVVEVDEDDTDGLLRAIDAIRPRVVFLDAFCNERAMAMPDLAQVIGHLAGTSGGEPTTLVVDTTGLSCAVHPFAMLPAGARGVRIVQVESLTKYPQFGLDRTPAGMIVAPHPDAERLDAYREHLGTNVPDGAPYLVPGPNRAALWQRLARIGRNALELARALGERSDRSARTVLGARHPALPDHPAWRRARLLDFAGGYFSVVFARADDHLDVHQRFVRTVLAVAGEHRVPIVAGASFGFDVTRVYLTASNPEHGAPFVRIAAGTEHRLGLERLKAVLCEAADRLSCRMGGQLERRDRGPGRPQDGPSPETRTAKTAKEE; from the coding sequence GTGAAGCGAGCGAGCGTCGCGATTGACGAGTCCTCTCACCAGCGTGCGCTCGCGGTCGCGTCGCTCGAGGACCTGGGGGACGACTTCGCCGAGCTGGCCTGGATCGCCGGTTGCATGTCCTCCCGGCTGGAGCGGGCGCTCGAAGAGGTCCAGGACGCCGGTTCCCACTTTCGGGCATCCACGCTCCAGTCGGTGGTGGACGGCATCCGGCACTTCAGGCGGCGGTTCGGCATGCTGCGTGACAGCGCGCTGACGCTCCGAGACCTCGCCACGACCATCCATCCGTCGATAGCGGCGGTCCACCGGTTCACCGAGGAACGCGGTGAGCTCGCCGAAGTCATCCGGGTGCTCGTGTCGTCGGCGGCCGCGGCCATCACCTGCGCGGACTGGCAGTCCCCCTCGTTCGGGTACTCGGTGTTCGCCCAAGCTGGCAGGTTCGCCGGCCGGATCACCGAGCACCATGACGACTACCGTCGGGACCGCCACGCCGACGCGGCGACGTTCGAGGAGGCGTACCTCCGCGAGTACGTCGACCGGCCGGCCGGTATGGACCTGCGAGCCCTGATGACGAGCTGTGGGATGTCCGCGTTCGCCACGGTGCTGGCCTACCTGACGATGGACGGATCCACGCCGGAGCGGGTCCTGGCCGGCCGGTCCCTCTACCACGAGAGCCTCGAGCTGGTTCGGCGTAGCGCCCTCGGGGACGGGGTGGTGGAGGTGGACGAGGACGACACCGATGGCCTGCTGCGCGCGATCGACGCGATTCGTCCGCGGGTCGTCTTCCTGGACGCCTTCTGCAACGAACGAGCCATGGCGATGCCCGACCTCGCTCAGGTGATCGGCCATCTCGCTGGCACGTCGGGGGGCGAACCCACCACGCTGGTCGTCGACACCACCGGCCTGTCCTGCGCGGTCCATCCGTTCGCGATGCTGCCGGCGGGGGCCCGAGGTGTCCGAATCGTGCAGGTGGAGAGCCTGACCAAGTACCCGCAGTTCGGACTGGACCGGACTCCCGCCGGCATGATCGTGGCCCCCCACCCGGATGCCGAGCGGCTGGACGCATACCGGGAGCACCTAGGGACGAACGTGCCGGACGGGGCGCCGTACCTCGTCCCCGGACCCAACCGCGCGGCGCTGTGGCAACGGCTGGCCCGCATCGGGCGAAACGCGCTCGAGCTCGCCCGTGCGCTGGGGGAGCGCTCGGATCGCAGCGCAAGGACCGTCCTCGGCGCTCGGCATCCGGCCCTGCCCGACCATCCCGCGTGGCGGCGGGCCCGGCTCCTGGATTTCGCCGGAGGTTACTTCAGTGTCGTGTTCGCTCGGGCGGACGACCACCTCGACGTCCATCAGCGGTTCGTCCGGACGGTGCTCGCCGTCGCCGGGGAACACCGGGTGCCGATCGTTGCGGGGGCGAGCTTCGGGTTCGACGTCACCCGCGTGTACCTGACGGCCTCAAACCCCGAGCACGGGGCGCCCTTCGTGCGCATCGCAGCAGGGACCGAGCACCGCCTCGGCCTGGAGAGGCTGAAGGCTGTGCTGTGCGAAGCGGCGGACCGTCTTTCGTGCCGCATGGGTGGCCAACTCGAGCGCCGGGACCGTGGCCCGGGTCGACCTCAAGACGGGCCAAGCCCAGAGACCCGGACCGCAAAGACCGCAAAGGAGGAGTAG
- a CDS encoding UDP-N-acetylmuramoyl-tripeptide--D-alanyl-D-alanine ligase, with amino-acid sequence MRALRLSEVAGAVGGRLMGADVVVTSLAVHSSEARPGTLFVALPGARTDGHEFVGEAFASGAAGALVERPQGTSEPAVVVDSTAEALLALAAAERSALRAPVVGITGSVGKTSTKDMTASVLGMRFATHASPASFNNQVGLPLTILGADPGVGVLVCEIGGGAVGEIADLCRVARPDIGVVTTVGVAHLETFGSRANIARAKAELVEALPPDGLAVLNADDRVVRGFAGRTLAAVRTFGRSQRADVRAEDVTVDEMARARFVLAVSGDREPVRLSMPGEHMVTNALAAAACGLALGMSAAECAVGLERARISPWRMELGRAAGLLLLNDAYNASPDSVRAALLTARRLAGGARCIGVLGEMAELGPDTDRAHREVGAAVASLGIDVLIAVGPGAWVIAEAALDAGMRPDRVVRSGTVEEAQEAVRRMARPGDVLLIKGSRVAALERLAALLARGPGASSRRPARHPSPSLAGRRCGP; translated from the coding sequence GTGCGAGCCCTTCGCCTGTCGGAAGTCGCCGGTGCTGTGGGCGGACGCCTCATGGGCGCCGACGTCGTCGTCACCTCTCTGGCCGTCCACAGCTCCGAGGCCAGGCCGGGGACGCTCTTCGTCGCCCTCCCTGGAGCGCGGACGGACGGCCACGAGTTCGTTGGCGAGGCCTTCGCCAGCGGGGCGGCCGGCGCGTTGGTTGAGCGCCCGCAGGGGACCTCGGAGCCGGCCGTCGTGGTGGACTCGACGGCGGAGGCACTTCTGGCCCTGGCCGCGGCAGAGCGCTCGGCGCTCCGGGCGCCGGTGGTCGGCATCACGGGATCCGTGGGCAAGACGAGCACGAAGGACATGACGGCATCAGTTCTGGGCATGCGCTTCGCCACCCATGCCAGCCCGGCCTCGTTCAACAACCAGGTCGGGTTGCCGCTGACCATCCTGGGGGCCGACCCGGGCGTCGGGGTGCTGGTCTGCGAGATCGGCGGGGGCGCGGTAGGGGAGATAGCGGACCTGTGCCGCGTGGCCCGCCCCGACATCGGCGTCGTGACCACGGTCGGCGTAGCCCATCTGGAGACGTTCGGCTCCCGGGCCAACATCGCGCGAGCCAAGGCCGAGCTCGTCGAAGCCCTCCCCCCAGACGGCCTGGCCGTCTTGAACGCCGACGACCGTGTGGTCCGGGGCTTCGCCGGCCGGACCCTCGCCGCGGTCCGCACGTTCGGCCGGTCCCAGCGCGCCGACGTTAGGGCAGAGGACGTCACCGTGGACGAGATGGCCCGCGCCCGGTTCGTGCTGGCCGTGAGCGGGGACCGCGAGCCCGTTCGCCTGTCAATGCCGGGCGAGCACATGGTGACGAACGCGCTGGCGGCGGCGGCCTGTGGCCTGGCCCTGGGGATGTCGGCGGCCGAGTGTGCGGTGGGCCTGGAGCGGGCCCGGATCTCGCCGTGGCGGATGGAGCTTGGCAGAGCCGCCGGGCTGCTCCTCCTCAACGATGCGTACAACGCGAGCCCGGACTCAGTTCGGGCGGCCCTGCTGACCGCTCGCCGGCTGGCCGGCGGCGCGCGGTGCATCGGCGTGCTCGGGGAGATGGCCGAGCTGGGGCCGGATACCGACCGCGCCCACCGTGAGGTCGGCGCCGCCGTCGCCTCGCTCGGGATCGACGTCCTCATCGCGGTCGGCCCGGGCGCCTGGGTGATCGCCGAGGCGGCCCTGGATGCCGGAATGCGGCCCGACAGGGTGGTCCGCTCAGGGACCGTCGAGGAGGCTCAGGAAGCCGTGCGGCGGATGGCCAGACCGGGGGACGTCCTGCTGATCAAGGGGTCGCGGGTGGCGGCCCTGGAGCGCCTGGCCGCTCTCCTGGCGAGGGGACCGGGCGCCTCATCGCGACGACCAGCCAGACATCCTTCGCCCTCATTGGCGGGACGTCGCTGCGGACCGTGA
- a CDS encoding cupin domain-containing protein yields the protein MPGEMTADDVRELLGLQAHATCGFVAETYRSVERIAPGGLEAPFDAGRPLGSALYFLVTPDAPVRLHRIRNHQLYHRYLGDPIEVVLLYPDGTTGHEIVGPDLRHGHKLQLLIPGSTFHTARLMPGGSWFLGASTEWPGVETPDVELGDVDQLSALYPAAAQALRSFAG from the coding sequence ATGCCAGGCGAGATGACTGCGGATGACGTGCGGGAGCTCCTTGGGCTGCAGGCCCACGCGACCTGTGGATTCGTCGCAGAGACGTACAGGAGCGTCGAGCGAATCGCGCCGGGAGGACTCGAAGCGCCGTTCGACGCCGGGCGGCCGCTCGGCTCGGCCCTGTACTTCCTGGTGACTCCGGATGCGCCGGTTCGGCTCCACAGGATCCGCAACCACCAGCTGTATCACCGATACCTCGGGGACCCCATCGAGGTGGTTCTGTTGTATCCGGATGGGACAACCGGACACGAGATCGTGGGACCCGATCTCCGCCATGGACACAAGTTGCAGTTGCTCATCCCTGGAAGCACGTTCCACACTGCAAGGTTGATGCCAGGGGGTAGCTGGTTCCTCGGGGCAAGCACCGAATGGCCCGGCGTGGAGACACCCGACGTGGAGCTCGGAGACGTTGATCAGCTCTCGGCGTTGTACCCCGCCGCCGCTCAGGCTCTCCGCTCGTTCGCCGGGTAG
- a CDS encoding DUF5980 family protein — MATHVRRSARILMGVLVVSGILASAFAGTAAATSTRTARWTLVDYHQSACFSSNVTDAYFGIWIDGTWRRSIDVGAANLPPGGTYTTSYAPIPPGSSDGVYSLAYVHVVLRSTQALGTYTADMWASDGRLMQSVPITLVVQSKCGY; from the coding sequence ATGGCCACACACGTGCGACGTAGCGCCCGGATCCTCATGGGGGTCCTCGTGGTTTCGGGGATACTCGCCTCGGCGTTCGCTGGAACCGCTGCGGCGACGAGCACCCGTACCGCGAGGTGGACGCTGGTGGATTATCACCAGAGCGCCTGCTTCAGCAGTAACGTCACCGATGCGTACTTCGGCATCTGGATCGACGGAACGTGGCGACGCTCGATCGACGTGGGAGCGGCGAATCTCCCACCGGGGGGCACGTACACCACCAGCTACGCGCCCATCCCGCCTGGCTCGAGCGACGGCGTGTACTCGCTGGCCTACGTTCACGTGGTCCTGCGGTCCACCCAGGCATTGGGGACGTACACCGCCGACATGTGGGCTTCGGACGGTCGCCTCATGCAATCGGTGCCGATCACGCTGGTCGTTCAGTCGAAATGCGGCTACTGA
- a CDS encoding DUF5050 domain-containing protein — protein MSRSALVRAMWAIALVGGVLAIGPPATAGFPGTNGKIAFVSERDGNLEIYSMNPDGSSQTILTKNPARDFQPAWSPDGSKVAFTSDRTGGWDIYLMNADGSGQTRLTTDPALDYNPAWSADGTKIAFNSGRNGTQLWTMNSNGTNQVQLTHDTVTDRHPKWSPDGTKIAFESYRGNWEIYALNADGTAETRLTNDSAYDFEPDWKPDGSKIAWRTGRFDGVGDIAVMNPDGTGIVNLTNDPAYDREPGWSPDGTKIAYASVQGTNFDIRVMNADGTGKVTLTTNPANDYDPDWAPGTSTPTTFTLTVMKKGSGAGTVGSSPAGIACGTDCSEPYPGGTVVTLRARPAVGSVFAGWTGACSGTGTCSVTMNAPRTATATFGAVLTGAIALTRHGTNPG, from the coding sequence GTGAGTCGATCGGCGCTCGTCCGCGCAATGTGGGCCATCGCGTTGGTCGGCGGGGTGCTGGCGATCGGGCCGCCCGCGACGGCCGGGTTCCCCGGGACGAACGGCAAGATCGCCTTCGTCAGCGAGCGGGACGGGAACCTCGAGATCTACTCAATGAACCCCGACGGATCCTCTCAGACCATCCTGACCAAGAATCCGGCCCGCGACTTTCAGCCGGCCTGGTCACCCGACGGATCGAAGGTCGCGTTCACGAGCGACCGGACCGGCGGCTGGGACATCTATCTCATGAACGCCGACGGGTCCGGCCAGACCAGGCTCACCACCGACCCCGCGCTCGACTACAACCCCGCCTGGTCGGCGGACGGGACGAAGATCGCGTTCAACAGCGGCCGGAACGGGACCCAGCTGTGGACGATGAACTCGAACGGGACGAACCAGGTCCAACTCACCCACGACACCGTCACCGACCGGCACCCCAAGTGGTCGCCCGACGGGACGAAGATCGCCTTCGAATCCTACCGCGGCAACTGGGAGATCTACGCACTCAACGCGGACGGGACCGCGGAGACCCGGCTGACCAACGACAGCGCGTATGACTTCGAGCCGGACTGGAAGCCGGACGGGAGCAAGATCGCCTGGCGGACCGGGAGGTTTGACGGCGTCGGCGACATCGCGGTGATGAACCCAGACGGGACGGGGATCGTCAACCTCACCAACGATCCGGCCTACGACCGGGAGCCGGGCTGGTCGCCGGATGGGACCAAGATCGCCTACGCCAGCGTGCAGGGGACGAATTTCGACATCCGCGTCATGAACGCCGACGGCACCGGCAAGGTCACCCTCACCACGAACCCCGCGAACGACTACGACCCGGACTGGGCCCCCGGGACGTCCACGCCGACGACGTTCACCCTCACGGTGATGAAGAAGGGTAGCGGTGCCGGAACGGTGGGAAGCAGCCCGGCGGGGATCGCGTGCGGCACGGACTGCTCGGAGCCCTACCCAGGCGGGACCGTGGTCACGCTTCGAGCCCGGCCCGCCGTTGGCTCGGTCTTCGCCGGCTGGACCGGAGCCTGCTCGGGAACGGGAACCTGCTCCGTGACGATGAACGCCCCGAGGACGGCGACGGCCACGTTCGGCGCCGTCCTGACCGGGGCGATCGCGCTGACCCGCCACGGAACGAATCCAGGCTGA